From a region of the Ovis aries strain OAR_USU_Benz2616 breed Rambouillet chromosome 2, ARS-UI_Ramb_v3.0, whole genome shotgun sequence genome:
- the NUGGC gene encoding nuclear GTPase SLIP-GC isoform X5: MAETEDFLVRELHPVDDDIFKEPMRKRRRSDRDQRFRAFPSVEQSALKEYEKLESRTRRVLSNTYQKLIQSVFLDDSIPNSVKYLINRLLALIEKPSLDPIYIGLFGSTGAGKSSLINAIIRQAMFLPVSGESICTSCIVQVSSGCCEQYEAKIHLLSDQEWKEELKNLTTLLHRTEGLGGEEEDAWDRGDAAEEAVWKLQMFYGNGAEGKSYEELLRAKPRGKIPTSRVISLKAEEAGELSVKLDPYIRTQRRDWDGGSAETHIWPLIKLVEVTLPKSELIPEGVVLVDIPGTGDFNSKRDEMWKKTIDKCSVIWVISDVERISGGRAHEDLLNESVKACQRGFCRDLALVVTKADKLHLPEYLRERKVGNQAIQSQREAVLERNEMIKLQRNKILKDKLKRKLPADSRVLEASELVYTVSAQEYWQQALLTEEETEIPKLREYIRRRLLDKKKRMVTKYVTEAFGLLLLTDSFSCTDHVQRSRGNQGFHQTLKAVCLKNGIYASRTLARIDLNEAVTQPIYEQIDPVFGRIFSRSGKSTDGSALIPHIDAFKLSLQEKMTEIGIRNGWKYDSYKKSFLIQEISAILGGLEGHILRKKRKIYESLTTSVQNDLKPCYEEAAQITGKKACERMKEVLRRGVDRQVAEGMFERAQERMQHQFQQLKNGITEKVKGSIATMLTLALSPGDGLYKELADVKSEYKEMEKLHRSLREVAENAVLRRGMQDFLLRMSPSKAGPPKT, encoded by the exons ATGAAAAACTGGAGTCTCGGACCAGAAGAGTTTTGAGCAACACTTACCAGAAACTTATTCAGTCTGTGTTCCTGGATGACAGCATCCCCAACAGCGTCAAGTACCTCAT AAACAGGCTTCTTGCCTTGATTGAAAAACCATCATTGGACCCCATCTACATTGGATTATTTGGAAGCACTGGGGCCGGGAAGAGCTCCCTGATCAATGCCATCATTCGGCAAGCCATGTTCCTACCTGTGTCGGGAGAAAGTATATGCACGTCCTGTATCGTGCAAGTGAGCTCAGGCTGCTGTGAGCAGTATGAGGCCAAAATCCACCTTCTCTCCGACCAG GAGTGGAAGGAGGAGCTGAAGAACCTGACCACACTCCTGCACAGGACGGAGGGGCTGGGCGGAGAAGAGGAGGACGCGTGGGACAGGGGCGACGCGGCGGAGGAAGCTGTTTGGAAGCTGCAGATGTTTTATGGAAATGGAGCGGAAGGAAAGAGCTACGAGGAGTTACTAAGGGCCAAGCCCAGAGGAAAGATTCCCACCTCCAGAGTCATCTCCCTCAAGGCAGAAGAG GCAGGGGAGCTGTCTGTCAAGCTGGACCCCTACATCCGGACCCAGAGGAGAGACTGGGATGGTGGATCTGCTGAGACACACATCTGGCCCTTGATCAAACTGGTGGAAGTGACCCTTCCCAAATCAGAGCTGATTCCAGAAGGGGTTGTGCTGGTGGACATTCCAGGCACAGGTGACTTCAATAGCAAGAGGGACGAGATGTGGAAAAAG ACCATCGACAAGTGCTCCGTGATCTGGGTGATCAGTGACGTTGAAAGGATTTCTGGAGGGAGAGCCCACGAGGACCTTCTGAACGAGAGCGTGAAAGCCTGCCAGAGAGGGTTCTGCAGGGACCTGGCCCTGGTGGTCACCAAGGCCGACAAGCTCCACCTGCCGGAATACCTGAG GGAAAGAAAAGTGGGAAAC CAAGCTATTCAAAGTCAGCGAGAAGCtgttttagaaagaaatgaaatgataaagCTACAGAGGAATAAAATTCTCAAGGATAAACTCAAG AGAAAACTGCCAGCTGACTCCAGGGTTCTGGAAGCCTCTGAGCTGGTGTACACGGTCAGCGCCCAGGAGTACTGGCAGCAGGCGCTCCTCACCGAGGAGGAAACTG AAATCCCCAAGCTGAGAGAATATATCAGGAGAAGACTCCTGGATAAGAAGAAGAGGATGGTGACCAAGTACGTCACTGAAGCTTTTGGCCTGTTGCTCCTCACAGACAGTTTCAGCTGCACGGACCACGTGCAG AGGAGCAGAGGAAACCAGGGCTTTCACCAGACTCTGAAAGCTGTTTGTCTGAAAAATGGCATCTATGCCTCCAGGACTCTTGCGAGGATTGATCTGAATGAAGCCGTCACACAGCCCATCTACGAACAGATTGATCCCGTTTTTGGGCGCATTTTTAG TAGGTCTGGGAAGTCCACTGATGGTTCAGCTCTGATCCCCCACATAGATGCTTTTAAGCTCTCTCTGCAGGAGAAGATGACTGAAATTGGGATAAGAAATGGCTGGAAATATGACAGCTATAAAAAGAGTTTCCTGATCCAGGAG ATAAGTGCCATCCTGGGAGGCCTGGAGGGACACATcctcagaaagaagaggaagatttATGAGTCTCTCACCACCTCTGTTCAGAACGACCTGAAGCCCTGTTATGAAG AGGCCGCACAGATCACGGGCAAGAAagcatgtgaaagaatgaaagaggTCCTCAGAAGAGGGGTGGACCGGCAGGTGGCCGAGGGCATGTTCGAACGGGCTCAAGAAAGAATGCAGCACCAGTTTCAGCAGCTGAAG AATGGAATCACGGAGAAGGTGAAGGGCAGCATCGCTACCATGCTGACCCTGGCTTTGTCCCCAGGGGATGGGCTGTACAAGGAGCTTGCAG ATGTCAAAAGTGAATACAAGGAGATGGAGAAGCTGCACAGAAGCCTGAGAGAGGTTGCTGAGAATGCAGTGCTGCGGAGGGGCATGCAAGACTTCCTTCTGAGAATGTCCCCCAGCAAAGCTGGCCCCCCCAAAACATAA
- the NUGGC gene encoding nuclear GTPase SLIP-GC isoform X4, whose amino-acid sequence MAETEDFLVRELHPVDDDIFKEPMRKRRRSDRDQRFRAFPSVEQSALKEYEKLESRTRRVLSNTYQKLIQSVFLDDSIPNSVKYLINRLLALIEKPSLDPIYIGLFGSTGAGKSSLINAIIRQAMFLPVSGESICTSCIVQVSSGCCEQYEAKIHLLSDQEWKEELKNLTTLLHRTEGLGGEEEDAWDRGDAAEEAVWKLQMFYGNGAEGKSYEELLRAKPRGKIPTSRVISLKAEEAGELSVKLDPYIRTQRRDWDGGSAETHIWPLIKLVEVTLPKSELIPEGVVLVDIPGTGDFNSKRDEMWKKTIDKCSVIWVISDVERISGGRAHEDLLNESVKACQRGFCRDLALVVTKADKLHLPEYLRERKVGNRKLPADSRVLEASELVYTVSAQEYWQQALLTEEETEIPKLREYIRRRLLDKKKRMVTKYVTEAFGLLLLTDSFSCTDHVQNEHLHMSGLRRFVEEKIQLLEKAIDQCFAHIAQPLQEGIWNARSSYRRILGACLVRSRGNQGFHQTLKAVCLKNGIYASRTLARIDLNEAVTQPIYEQIDPVFGRIFRSGKSTDGSALIPHIDAFKLSLQEKMTEIGIRNGWKYDSYKKSFLIQEISAILGGLEGHILRKKRKIYESLTTSVQNDLKPCYEEAAQITGKKACERMKEVLRRGVDRQVAEGMFERAQERMQHQFQQLKNGITEKVKGSIATMLTLALSPGDGLYKELADVKSEYKEMEKLHRSLREVAENAVLRRGMQDFLLRMSPSKAGPPKT is encoded by the exons ATGAAAAACTGGAGTCTCGGACCAGAAGAGTTTTGAGCAACACTTACCAGAAACTTATTCAGTCTGTGTTCCTGGATGACAGCATCCCCAACAGCGTCAAGTACCTCAT AAACAGGCTTCTTGCCTTGATTGAAAAACCATCATTGGACCCCATCTACATTGGATTATTTGGAAGCACTGGGGCCGGGAAGAGCTCCCTGATCAATGCCATCATTCGGCAAGCCATGTTCCTACCTGTGTCGGGAGAAAGTATATGCACGTCCTGTATCGTGCAAGTGAGCTCAGGCTGCTGTGAGCAGTATGAGGCCAAAATCCACCTTCTCTCCGACCAG GAGTGGAAGGAGGAGCTGAAGAACCTGACCACACTCCTGCACAGGACGGAGGGGCTGGGCGGAGAAGAGGAGGACGCGTGGGACAGGGGCGACGCGGCGGAGGAAGCTGTTTGGAAGCTGCAGATGTTTTATGGAAATGGAGCGGAAGGAAAGAGCTACGAGGAGTTACTAAGGGCCAAGCCCAGAGGAAAGATTCCCACCTCCAGAGTCATCTCCCTCAAGGCAGAAGAG GCAGGGGAGCTGTCTGTCAAGCTGGACCCCTACATCCGGACCCAGAGGAGAGACTGGGATGGTGGATCTGCTGAGACACACATCTGGCCCTTGATCAAACTGGTGGAAGTGACCCTTCCCAAATCAGAGCTGATTCCAGAAGGGGTTGTGCTGGTGGACATTCCAGGCACAGGTGACTTCAATAGCAAGAGGGACGAGATGTGGAAAAAG ACCATCGACAAGTGCTCCGTGATCTGGGTGATCAGTGACGTTGAAAGGATTTCTGGAGGGAGAGCCCACGAGGACCTTCTGAACGAGAGCGTGAAAGCCTGCCAGAGAGGGTTCTGCAGGGACCTGGCCCTGGTGGTCACCAAGGCCGACAAGCTCCACCTGCCGGAATACCTGAG GGAAAGAAAAGTGGGAAAC AGAAAACTGCCAGCTGACTCCAGGGTTCTGGAAGCCTCTGAGCTGGTGTACACGGTCAGCGCCCAGGAGTACTGGCAGCAGGCGCTCCTCACCGAGGAGGAAACTG AAATCCCCAAGCTGAGAGAATATATCAGGAGAAGACTCCTGGATAAGAAGAAGAGGATGGTGACCAAGTACGTCACTGAAGCTTTTGGCCTGTTGCTCCTCACAGACAGTTTCAGCTGCACGGACCACGTGCAG AATGAACATTTGCACATGAGTGGCCTGCGGAGATTTGTGGAAGAGAAGATACAGTTGCTGGAGAAGGCCATTGACCAGTGTTTTGCCCACATAGCGCAGCCCCTGCAAGAAGGGATCTGGAACGCCAGGAGTTCCTACCGACGCATCCTTGGGGCGTGCCTGGTG AGGAGCAGAGGAAACCAGGGCTTTCACCAGACTCTGAAAGCTGTTTGTCTGAAAAATGGCATCTATGCCTCCAGGACTCTTGCGAGGATTGATCTGAATGAAGCCGTCACACAGCCCATCTACGAACAGATTGATCCCGTTTTTGGGCGCATTTTTAG GTCTGGGAAGTCCACTGATGGTTCAGCTCTGATCCCCCACATAGATGCTTTTAAGCTCTCTCTGCAGGAGAAGATGACTGAAATTGGGATAAGAAATGGCTGGAAATATGACAGCTATAAAAAGAGTTTCCTGATCCAGGAG ATAAGTGCCATCCTGGGAGGCCTGGAGGGACACATcctcagaaagaagaggaagatttATGAGTCTCTCACCACCTCTGTTCAGAACGACCTGAAGCCCTGTTATGAAG AGGCCGCACAGATCACGGGCAAGAAagcatgtgaaagaatgaaagaggTCCTCAGAAGAGGGGTGGACCGGCAGGTGGCCGAGGGCATGTTCGAACGGGCTCAAGAAAGAATGCAGCACCAGTTTCAGCAGCTGAAG AATGGAATCACGGAGAAGGTGAAGGGCAGCATCGCTACCATGCTGACCCTGGCTTTGTCCCCAGGGGATGGGCTGTACAAGGAGCTTGCAG ATGTCAAAAGTGAATACAAGGAGATGGAGAAGCTGCACAGAAGCCTGAGAGAGGTTGCTGAGAATGCAGTGCTGCGGAGGGGCATGCAAGACTTCCTTCTGAGAATGTCCCCCAGCAAAGCTGGCCCCCCCAAAACATAA
- the NUGGC gene encoding nuclear GTPase SLIP-GC isoform X3 yields MAETEDFLVRELHPVDDDIFKEPMRKRRRSDRDQRFRAFPSVEQSALKEYEKLESRTRRVLSNTYQKLIQSVFLDDSIPNSVKYLINRLLALIEKPSLDPIYIGLFGSTGAGKSSLINAIIRQAMFLPVSGESICTSCIVQVSSGCCEQYEAKIHLLSDQEWKEELKNLTTLLHRTEGLGGEEEDAWDRGDAAEEAVWKLQMFYGNGAEGKSYEELLRAKPRGKIPTSRVISLKAEEAGELSVKLDPYIRTQRRDWDGGSAETHIWPLIKLVEVTLPKSELIPEGVVLVDIPGTGDFNSKRDEMWKKTIDKCSVIWVISDVERISGGRAHEDLLNESVKACQRGFCRDLALVVTKADKLHLPEYLRERKVGNRKLPADSRVLEASELVYTVSAQEYWQQALLTEEETEIPKLREYIRRRLLDKKKRMVTKYVTEAFGLLLLTDSFSCTDHVQNEHLHMSGLRRFVEEKIQLLEKAIDQCFAHIAQPLQEGIWNARSSYRRILGACLVRSRGNQGFHQTLKAVCLKNGIYASRTLARIDLNEAVTQPIYEQIDPVFGRIFSRSGKSTDGSALIPHIDAFKLSLQEKMTEIGIRNGWKYDSYKKSFLIQEISAILGGLEGHILRKKRKIYESLTTSVQNDLKPCYEEAAQITGKKACERMKEVLRRGVDRQVAEGMFERAQERMQHQFQQLKNGITEKVKGSIATMLTLALSPGDGLYKELADVKSEYKEMEKLHRSLREVAENAVLRRGMQDFLLRMSPSKAGPPKT; encoded by the exons ATGAAAAACTGGAGTCTCGGACCAGAAGAGTTTTGAGCAACACTTACCAGAAACTTATTCAGTCTGTGTTCCTGGATGACAGCATCCCCAACAGCGTCAAGTACCTCAT AAACAGGCTTCTTGCCTTGATTGAAAAACCATCATTGGACCCCATCTACATTGGATTATTTGGAAGCACTGGGGCCGGGAAGAGCTCCCTGATCAATGCCATCATTCGGCAAGCCATGTTCCTACCTGTGTCGGGAGAAAGTATATGCACGTCCTGTATCGTGCAAGTGAGCTCAGGCTGCTGTGAGCAGTATGAGGCCAAAATCCACCTTCTCTCCGACCAG GAGTGGAAGGAGGAGCTGAAGAACCTGACCACACTCCTGCACAGGACGGAGGGGCTGGGCGGAGAAGAGGAGGACGCGTGGGACAGGGGCGACGCGGCGGAGGAAGCTGTTTGGAAGCTGCAGATGTTTTATGGAAATGGAGCGGAAGGAAAGAGCTACGAGGAGTTACTAAGGGCCAAGCCCAGAGGAAAGATTCCCACCTCCAGAGTCATCTCCCTCAAGGCAGAAGAG GCAGGGGAGCTGTCTGTCAAGCTGGACCCCTACATCCGGACCCAGAGGAGAGACTGGGATGGTGGATCTGCTGAGACACACATCTGGCCCTTGATCAAACTGGTGGAAGTGACCCTTCCCAAATCAGAGCTGATTCCAGAAGGGGTTGTGCTGGTGGACATTCCAGGCACAGGTGACTTCAATAGCAAGAGGGACGAGATGTGGAAAAAG ACCATCGACAAGTGCTCCGTGATCTGGGTGATCAGTGACGTTGAAAGGATTTCTGGAGGGAGAGCCCACGAGGACCTTCTGAACGAGAGCGTGAAAGCCTGCCAGAGAGGGTTCTGCAGGGACCTGGCCCTGGTGGTCACCAAGGCCGACAAGCTCCACCTGCCGGAATACCTGAG GGAAAGAAAAGTGGGAAAC AGAAAACTGCCAGCTGACTCCAGGGTTCTGGAAGCCTCTGAGCTGGTGTACACGGTCAGCGCCCAGGAGTACTGGCAGCAGGCGCTCCTCACCGAGGAGGAAACTG AAATCCCCAAGCTGAGAGAATATATCAGGAGAAGACTCCTGGATAAGAAGAAGAGGATGGTGACCAAGTACGTCACTGAAGCTTTTGGCCTGTTGCTCCTCACAGACAGTTTCAGCTGCACGGACCACGTGCAG AATGAACATTTGCACATGAGTGGCCTGCGGAGATTTGTGGAAGAGAAGATACAGTTGCTGGAGAAGGCCATTGACCAGTGTTTTGCCCACATAGCGCAGCCCCTGCAAGAAGGGATCTGGAACGCCAGGAGTTCCTACCGACGCATCCTTGGGGCGTGCCTGGTG AGGAGCAGAGGAAACCAGGGCTTTCACCAGACTCTGAAAGCTGTTTGTCTGAAAAATGGCATCTATGCCTCCAGGACTCTTGCGAGGATTGATCTGAATGAAGCCGTCACACAGCCCATCTACGAACAGATTGATCCCGTTTTTGGGCGCATTTTTAG TAGGTCTGGGAAGTCCACTGATGGTTCAGCTCTGATCCCCCACATAGATGCTTTTAAGCTCTCTCTGCAGGAGAAGATGACTGAAATTGGGATAAGAAATGGCTGGAAATATGACAGCTATAAAAAGAGTTTCCTGATCCAGGAG ATAAGTGCCATCCTGGGAGGCCTGGAGGGACACATcctcagaaagaagaggaagatttATGAGTCTCTCACCACCTCTGTTCAGAACGACCTGAAGCCCTGTTATGAAG AGGCCGCACAGATCACGGGCAAGAAagcatgtgaaagaatgaaagaggTCCTCAGAAGAGGGGTGGACCGGCAGGTGGCCGAGGGCATGTTCGAACGGGCTCAAGAAAGAATGCAGCACCAGTTTCAGCAGCTGAAG AATGGAATCACGGAGAAGGTGAAGGGCAGCATCGCTACCATGCTGACCCTGGCTTTGTCCCCAGGGGATGGGCTGTACAAGGAGCTTGCAG ATGTCAAAAGTGAATACAAGGAGATGGAGAAGCTGCACAGAAGCCTGAGAGAGGTTGCTGAGAATGCAGTGCTGCGGAGGGGCATGCAAGACTTCCTTCTGAGAATGTCCCCCAGCAAAGCTGGCCCCCCCAAAACATAA
- the NUGGC gene encoding nuclear GTPase SLIP-GC isoform X6, with amino-acid sequence MAETEDFLVRELHPVDDDIFKEPMRKRRRSDRDQRFRAFPSVEQSALKEYEKLESRTRRVLSNTYQKLIQSVFLDDSIPNSVKYLINRLLALIEKPSLDPIYIGLFGSTGAGKSSLINAIIRQAMFLPVSGESICTSCIVQVSSGCCEQYEAKIHLLSDQEWKEELKNLTTLLHRTEGLGGEEEDAWDRGDAAEEAVWKLQMFYGNGAEGKSYEELLRAKPRGKIPTSRVISLKAEEAGELSVKLDPYIRTQRRDWDGGSAETHIWPLIKLVEVTLPKSELIPEGVVLVDIPGTGDFNSKRDEMWKKTIDKCSVIWVISDVERISGGRAHEDLLNESVKACQRGFCRDLALVVTKADKLHLPEYLRERKVGNQAIQSQREAVLERNEMIKLQRNKILKDKLKRKLPADSRVLEASELVYTVSAQEYWQQALLTEEETEIPKLREYIRRRLLDKKKRMVTKYVTEAFGLLLLTDSFSCTDHVQRSRGNQGFHQTLKAVCLKNGIYASRTLARIDLNEAVTQPIYEQIDPVFGRIFRSGKSTDGSALIPHIDAFKLSLQEKMTEIGIRNGWKYDSYKKSFLIQEISAILGGLEGHILRKKRKIYESLTTSVQNDLKPCYEEAAQITGKKACERMKEVLRRGVDRQVAEGMFERAQERMQHQFQQLKNGITEKVKGSIATMLTLALSPGDGLYKELADVKSEYKEMEKLHRSLREVAENAVLRRGMQDFLLRMSPSKAGPPKT; translated from the exons ATGAAAAACTGGAGTCTCGGACCAGAAGAGTTTTGAGCAACACTTACCAGAAACTTATTCAGTCTGTGTTCCTGGATGACAGCATCCCCAACAGCGTCAAGTACCTCAT AAACAGGCTTCTTGCCTTGATTGAAAAACCATCATTGGACCCCATCTACATTGGATTATTTGGAAGCACTGGGGCCGGGAAGAGCTCCCTGATCAATGCCATCATTCGGCAAGCCATGTTCCTACCTGTGTCGGGAGAAAGTATATGCACGTCCTGTATCGTGCAAGTGAGCTCAGGCTGCTGTGAGCAGTATGAGGCCAAAATCCACCTTCTCTCCGACCAG GAGTGGAAGGAGGAGCTGAAGAACCTGACCACACTCCTGCACAGGACGGAGGGGCTGGGCGGAGAAGAGGAGGACGCGTGGGACAGGGGCGACGCGGCGGAGGAAGCTGTTTGGAAGCTGCAGATGTTTTATGGAAATGGAGCGGAAGGAAAGAGCTACGAGGAGTTACTAAGGGCCAAGCCCAGAGGAAAGATTCCCACCTCCAGAGTCATCTCCCTCAAGGCAGAAGAG GCAGGGGAGCTGTCTGTCAAGCTGGACCCCTACATCCGGACCCAGAGGAGAGACTGGGATGGTGGATCTGCTGAGACACACATCTGGCCCTTGATCAAACTGGTGGAAGTGACCCTTCCCAAATCAGAGCTGATTCCAGAAGGGGTTGTGCTGGTGGACATTCCAGGCACAGGTGACTTCAATAGCAAGAGGGACGAGATGTGGAAAAAG ACCATCGACAAGTGCTCCGTGATCTGGGTGATCAGTGACGTTGAAAGGATTTCTGGAGGGAGAGCCCACGAGGACCTTCTGAACGAGAGCGTGAAAGCCTGCCAGAGAGGGTTCTGCAGGGACCTGGCCCTGGTGGTCACCAAGGCCGACAAGCTCCACCTGCCGGAATACCTGAG GGAAAGAAAAGTGGGAAAC CAAGCTATTCAAAGTCAGCGAGAAGCtgttttagaaagaaatgaaatgataaagCTACAGAGGAATAAAATTCTCAAGGATAAACTCAAG AGAAAACTGCCAGCTGACTCCAGGGTTCTGGAAGCCTCTGAGCTGGTGTACACGGTCAGCGCCCAGGAGTACTGGCAGCAGGCGCTCCTCACCGAGGAGGAAACTG AAATCCCCAAGCTGAGAGAATATATCAGGAGAAGACTCCTGGATAAGAAGAAGAGGATGGTGACCAAGTACGTCACTGAAGCTTTTGGCCTGTTGCTCCTCACAGACAGTTTCAGCTGCACGGACCACGTGCAG AGGAGCAGAGGAAACCAGGGCTTTCACCAGACTCTGAAAGCTGTTTGTCTGAAAAATGGCATCTATGCCTCCAGGACTCTTGCGAGGATTGATCTGAATGAAGCCGTCACACAGCCCATCTACGAACAGATTGATCCCGTTTTTGGGCGCATTTTTAG GTCTGGGAAGTCCACTGATGGTTCAGCTCTGATCCCCCACATAGATGCTTTTAAGCTCTCTCTGCAGGAGAAGATGACTGAAATTGGGATAAGAAATGGCTGGAAATATGACAGCTATAAAAAGAGTTTCCTGATCCAGGAG ATAAGTGCCATCCTGGGAGGCCTGGAGGGACACATcctcagaaagaagaggaagatttATGAGTCTCTCACCACCTCTGTTCAGAACGACCTGAAGCCCTGTTATGAAG AGGCCGCACAGATCACGGGCAAGAAagcatgtgaaagaatgaaagaggTCCTCAGAAGAGGGGTGGACCGGCAGGTGGCCGAGGGCATGTTCGAACGGGCTCAAGAAAGAATGCAGCACCAGTTTCAGCAGCTGAAG AATGGAATCACGGAGAAGGTGAAGGGCAGCATCGCTACCATGCTGACCCTGGCTTTGTCCCCAGGGGATGGGCTGTACAAGGAGCTTGCAG ATGTCAAAAGTGAATACAAGGAGATGGAGAAGCTGCACAGAAGCCTGAGAGAGGTTGCTGAGAATGCAGTGCTGCGGAGGGGCATGCAAGACTTCCTTCTGAGAATGTCCCCCAGCAAAGCTGGCCCCCCCAAAACATAA
- the NUGGC gene encoding nuclear GTPase SLIP-GC isoform X1, with product MAETEDFLVRELHPVDDDIFKEPMRKRRRSDRDQRFRAFPSVEQSALKEYEKLESRTRRVLSNTYQKLIQSVFLDDSIPNSVKYLINRLLALIEKPSLDPIYIGLFGSTGAGKSSLINAIIRQAMFLPVSGESICTSCIVQVSSGCCEQYEAKIHLLSDQEWKEELKNLTTLLHRTEGLGGEEEDAWDRGDAAEEAVWKLQMFYGNGAEGKSYEELLRAKPRGKIPTSRVISLKAEEAGELSVKLDPYIRTQRRDWDGGSAETHIWPLIKLVEVTLPKSELIPEGVVLVDIPGTGDFNSKRDEMWKKTIDKCSVIWVISDVERISGGRAHEDLLNESVKACQRGFCRDLALVVTKADKLHLPEYLRERKVGNQAIQSQREAVLERNEMIKLQRNKILKDKLKRKLPADSRVLEASELVYTVSAQEYWQQALLTEEETEIPKLREYIRRRLLDKKKRMVTKYVTEAFGLLLLTDSFSCTDHVQNEHLHMSGLRRFVEEKIQLLEKAIDQCFAHIAQPLQEGIWNARSSYRRILGACLVRSRGNQGFHQTLKAVCLKNGIYASRTLARIDLNEAVTQPIYEQIDPVFGRIFSRSGKSTDGSALIPHIDAFKLSLQEKMTEIGIRNGWKYDSYKKSFLIQEISAILGGLEGHILRKKRKIYESLTTSVQNDLKPCYEEAAQITGKKACERMKEVLRRGVDRQVAEGMFERAQERMQHQFQQLKNGITEKVKGSIATMLTLALSPGDGLYKELADVKSEYKEMEKLHRSLREVAENAVLRRGMQDFLLRMSPSKAGPPKT from the exons ATGAAAAACTGGAGTCTCGGACCAGAAGAGTTTTGAGCAACACTTACCAGAAACTTATTCAGTCTGTGTTCCTGGATGACAGCATCCCCAACAGCGTCAAGTACCTCAT AAACAGGCTTCTTGCCTTGATTGAAAAACCATCATTGGACCCCATCTACATTGGATTATTTGGAAGCACTGGGGCCGGGAAGAGCTCCCTGATCAATGCCATCATTCGGCAAGCCATGTTCCTACCTGTGTCGGGAGAAAGTATATGCACGTCCTGTATCGTGCAAGTGAGCTCAGGCTGCTGTGAGCAGTATGAGGCCAAAATCCACCTTCTCTCCGACCAG GAGTGGAAGGAGGAGCTGAAGAACCTGACCACACTCCTGCACAGGACGGAGGGGCTGGGCGGAGAAGAGGAGGACGCGTGGGACAGGGGCGACGCGGCGGAGGAAGCTGTTTGGAAGCTGCAGATGTTTTATGGAAATGGAGCGGAAGGAAAGAGCTACGAGGAGTTACTAAGGGCCAAGCCCAGAGGAAAGATTCCCACCTCCAGAGTCATCTCCCTCAAGGCAGAAGAG GCAGGGGAGCTGTCTGTCAAGCTGGACCCCTACATCCGGACCCAGAGGAGAGACTGGGATGGTGGATCTGCTGAGACACACATCTGGCCCTTGATCAAACTGGTGGAAGTGACCCTTCCCAAATCAGAGCTGATTCCAGAAGGGGTTGTGCTGGTGGACATTCCAGGCACAGGTGACTTCAATAGCAAGAGGGACGAGATGTGGAAAAAG ACCATCGACAAGTGCTCCGTGATCTGGGTGATCAGTGACGTTGAAAGGATTTCTGGAGGGAGAGCCCACGAGGACCTTCTGAACGAGAGCGTGAAAGCCTGCCAGAGAGGGTTCTGCAGGGACCTGGCCCTGGTGGTCACCAAGGCCGACAAGCTCCACCTGCCGGAATACCTGAG GGAAAGAAAAGTGGGAAAC CAAGCTATTCAAAGTCAGCGAGAAGCtgttttagaaagaaatgaaatgataaagCTACAGAGGAATAAAATTCTCAAGGATAAACTCAAG AGAAAACTGCCAGCTGACTCCAGGGTTCTGGAAGCCTCTGAGCTGGTGTACACGGTCAGCGCCCAGGAGTACTGGCAGCAGGCGCTCCTCACCGAGGAGGAAACTG AAATCCCCAAGCTGAGAGAATATATCAGGAGAAGACTCCTGGATAAGAAGAAGAGGATGGTGACCAAGTACGTCACTGAAGCTTTTGGCCTGTTGCTCCTCACAGACAGTTTCAGCTGCACGGACCACGTGCAG AATGAACATTTGCACATGAGTGGCCTGCGGAGATTTGTGGAAGAGAAGATACAGTTGCTGGAGAAGGCCATTGACCAGTGTTTTGCCCACATAGCGCAGCCCCTGCAAGAAGGGATCTGGAACGCCAGGAGTTCCTACCGACGCATCCTTGGGGCGTGCCTGGTG AGGAGCAGAGGAAACCAGGGCTTTCACCAGACTCTGAAAGCTGTTTGTCTGAAAAATGGCATCTATGCCTCCAGGACTCTTGCGAGGATTGATCTGAATGAAGCCGTCACACAGCCCATCTACGAACAGATTGATCCCGTTTTTGGGCGCATTTTTAG TAGGTCTGGGAAGTCCACTGATGGTTCAGCTCTGATCCCCCACATAGATGCTTTTAAGCTCTCTCTGCAGGAGAAGATGACTGAAATTGGGATAAGAAATGGCTGGAAATATGACAGCTATAAAAAGAGTTTCCTGATCCAGGAG ATAAGTGCCATCCTGGGAGGCCTGGAGGGACACATcctcagaaagaagaggaagatttATGAGTCTCTCACCACCTCTGTTCAGAACGACCTGAAGCCCTGTTATGAAG AGGCCGCACAGATCACGGGCAAGAAagcatgtgaaagaatgaaagaggTCCTCAGAAGAGGGGTGGACCGGCAGGTGGCCGAGGGCATGTTCGAACGGGCTCAAGAAAGAATGCAGCACCAGTTTCAGCAGCTGAAG AATGGAATCACGGAGAAGGTGAAGGGCAGCATCGCTACCATGCTGACCCTGGCTTTGTCCCCAGGGGATGGGCTGTACAAGGAGCTTGCAG ATGTCAAAAGTGAATACAAGGAGATGGAGAAGCTGCACAGAAGCCTGAGAGAGGTTGCTGAGAATGCAGTGCTGCGGAGGGGCATGCAAGACTTCCTTCTGAGAATGTCCCCCAGCAAAGCTGGCCCCCCCAAAACATAA